A window from Shewanella livingstonensis encodes these proteins:
- a CDS encoding DUF2750 domain-containing protein, whose translation MTEQTAALSSFIESVRQHQVLWGLQDETGEGWVVCDSSEFEETDVMPLWSSEAAARSHCTDEWADYNPVTITLTDFLEYWVSDLNDDGVLIGVNWEAEQECLEIDPIVLAKELVDFEKE comes from the coding sequence ATGACAGAACAGACTGCAGCACTATCAAGCTTTATCGAAAGCGTAAGACAACATCAAGTCTTATGGGGCTTACAAGATGAAACAGGTGAAGGTTGGGTTGTATGTGACTCATCAGAATTTGAAGAAACTGATGTTATGCCACTTTGGTCAAGCGAAGCTGCAGCAAGAAGTCATTGCACAGACGAATGGGCTGACTACAACCCGGTCACGATTACGCTCACTGATTTTTTAGAATACTGGGTTAGTGATTTAAATGATGATGGCGTACTTATTGGTGTTAACTGGGAAGCTGAGCAAGAGTGCTTAGAAATCGACCCTATTGTATTAGCTAAAGAATTAGTTGATTTCGAAAAAGAATAA
- a CDS encoding lytic murein transglycosylase yields the protein MAHKRRLSVFIASMFVSSTFLSACAASASPEPVAEVKVTPVQVQTDFATCVVNLQQKAKDAGISQQIIDTTVANLKYVPRVIELDNQQPEFTTTFGDYFDKRVTSWRVDQGRKLMAEHHLLLSRLTQQYGVPGQYIVAFWGLETNFGSYKGSMPVLNSLATLACDPRRSDYFTGELLQALKLKQQYQFDDSKMVGSWAGAMGHTQFMPTNYRKYAVDGDGDGIADLWNSTDDALTSAANFLQHLGWKADERWGREVSLPADYSFTYLGGKHPLSLVKWRELNIKQTNGQPLATPDMQAALYLPAGHTGPAFLGYDNFNVIMRWNRSEFYAIAVGHLADRINGGLPLTRAVPQQPKLSREIVKQLQQKLNDAGFDVGKPDGILGRNSVLGLQAFQQQKGLIADGFPDVETFNALGIKL from the coding sequence ATGGCTCATAAAAGACGTTTATCGGTGTTTATTGCTTCAATGTTTGTATCTAGCACTTTCTTAAGTGCCTGCGCTGCGTCAGCATCTCCCGAACCTGTTGCTGAAGTTAAAGTTACTCCTGTTCAAGTACAAACAGATTTTGCTACTTGCGTGGTTAATTTACAGCAAAAGGCGAAAGATGCAGGCATTTCACAACAGATTATTGACACTACGGTGGCTAATTTAAAATATGTCCCTAGGGTGATTGAATTAGATAATCAACAACCTGAATTTACCACCACCTTCGGTGATTACTTTGACAAACGCGTTACTTCATGGCGAGTTGATCAAGGCCGCAAGCTTATGGCTGAACACCATTTATTACTAAGCCGATTAACGCAACAATATGGTGTACCTGGCCAGTATATTGTCGCTTTTTGGGGTTTAGAAACCAATTTTGGCAGTTACAAAGGTAGCATGCCGGTTTTGAACTCTTTGGCTACATTGGCTTGTGACCCACGCCGAAGCGACTATTTTACTGGTGAATTACTACAAGCGCTTAAGTTAAAGCAACAGTATCAGTTTGACGATAGTAAAATGGTCGGTTCATGGGCTGGTGCGATGGGGCATACTCAATTTATGCCCACTAATTATCGAAAGTATGCAGTTGATGGCGATGGTGACGGTATTGCAGACTTGTGGAATAGTACTGATGATGCCCTGACATCGGCGGCTAACTTTTTACAACACTTAGGTTGGAAAGCGGATGAGCGATGGGGACGTGAAGTGTCTTTACCTGCCGATTATTCGTTTACTTATTTAGGTGGAAAACATCCTTTATCACTAGTTAAGTGGCGTGAGCTTAATATAAAGCAAACTAATGGTCAGCCATTGGCTACACCAGACATGCAAGCAGCCCTTTATTTACCAGCAGGACATACAGGGCCAGCGTTTTTAGGGTATGACAACTTTAACGTGATCATGCGTTGGAATCGATCAGAATTTTATGCCATTGCCGTGGGCCATTTGGCCGATCGTATTAATGGTGGTTTGCCATTAACTCGAGCCGTACCTCAACAACCAAAATTAAGTCGAGAAATCGTAAAGCAGTTACAACAAAAACTCAATGACGCTGGATTTGATGTCGGTAAACCAGACGGTATTTTAGGCCGTAACTCGGTGTTAGGTTTGCAAGCCTTTCAACAGCAAAAAGGGCTAATTGCGGATGGATTTCCTGATGTAGAAACATTTAACGCATTAGGCATCAAATTATAA
- a CDS encoding sigma-70 family RNA polymerase sigma factor → MENIQSQSTQSRYDKGHLAQRSLIKRNGAMKSDEPNPMADELAALIMQVANHRCKTSFAKLFSHFGPKINSFGVQRLSQQGLAMDLVQETMTRVWTKAHLYNADKAAVSTWVFTIMRNQCFDMLRKVQHNREDAFGDEIWPLFESDDAENNDDDFLLSATLLQHVEELPPLQRQVVQGIYMQELTQQELADKLNIPIGTVKSRLRLGLEKLKSFMEKHYD, encoded by the coding sequence ATGGAAAATATTCAATCACAAAGCACACAAAGTCGTTATGATAAGGGGCATCTTGCACAAAGATCCTTAATAAAACGAAACGGTGCTATGAAATCAGACGAACCTAATCCAATGGCAGATGAACTTGCTGCATTAATTATGCAAGTGGCTAATCATCGATGTAAAACTTCTTTTGCAAAACTTTTTTCGCATTTCGGCCCTAAAATTAATTCTTTTGGCGTTCAGCGCTTAAGCCAACAAGGTTTAGCAATGGATTTAGTTCAAGAGACAATGACTCGAGTATGGACAAAAGCCCATCTTTACAATGCCGACAAGGCTGCTGTGAGTACCTGGGTATTTACCATTATGCGTAATCAGTGTTTTGACATGCTAAGAAAGGTGCAACACAACCGAGAAGATGCATTCGGTGATGAAATTTGGCCTTTATTTGAGTCTGATGATGCTGAAAATAACGATGATGATTTTTTATTATCGGCAACATTATTACAGCATGTAGAGGAACTCCCCCCTCTTCAAAGACAAGTAGTACAAGGTATTTATATGCAAGAGCTTACTCAGCAAGAGCTGGCTGACAAACTGAATATCCCAATTGGAACCGTTAAATCTCGACTTAGATTAGGTTTAGAAAAATTAAAAAGCTTTATGGAGAAACATTATGATTAA
- a CDS encoding DUF3389 family protein yields the protein MVIDFSIGKLIVTINEIQCRFHDNQIVLTASVDDISCFHQGLVIAADGGTVRWSIKLDNAVQLEQVLDVTGIQAQ from the coding sequence ATGGTCATCGATTTTTCAATCGGCAAACTCATTGTTACAATCAATGAAATTCAATGCCGTTTTCATGATAACCAGATTGTTTTGACCGCTTCGGTTGATGATATCAGTTGTTTTCATCAGGGTTTAGTTATTGCTGCTGACGGCGGTACTGTGAGGTGGAGTATCAAGCTCGACAATGCAGTGCAATTGGAACAAGTATTAGATGTTACTGGTATTCAAGCACAGTAA
- a CDS encoding LON peptidase substrate-binding domain-containing protein, giving the protein MIIPLFPLPVCLLPQGYTQLRIFEARYKRLVAESLKSGSGFGLCMLADDKKTILPIGTLTQIIDFETLEDGLLGISVQGQQTFTINQISVESDGLKRADVSLIDTWPSDIMEPQNKQSNENTADREIDKKLSHTLKQILQQYPQHLAHYSDESFNDMSWVCQRWIEIIPLSSKEKYQCINSYDHQLAKSLLFDIIK; this is encoded by the coding sequence ATGATTATCCCACTATTTCCACTTCCGGTTTGCCTATTGCCTCAGGGATATACGCAATTACGTATTTTTGAAGCAAGATATAAACGCTTAGTTGCTGAATCGCTCAAAAGTGGCAGCGGATTCGGTTTGTGCATGCTGGCTGATGATAAAAAAACGATTTTACCTATTGGTACTTTAACCCAGATTATTGACTTTGAAACCCTTGAAGATGGATTACTTGGTATCAGTGTACAGGGACAACAAACATTCACTATTAATCAAATCAGCGTTGAAAGTGACGGTTTAAAGCGCGCGGATGTTAGTTTAATTGATACTTGGCCGAGCGATATCATGGAACCTCAGAACAAGCAGTCAAATGAGAACACTGCTGACCGTGAGATAGATAAAAAATTGAGCCATACTTTAAAGCAGATATTACAGCAATATCCACAACATCTTGCCCACTACTCTGATGAAAGCTTTAATGATATGTCGTGGGTATGCCAGCGTTGGATTGAAATTATCCCATTGAGTTCAAAGGAAAAATACCAATGTATTAACAGCTATGATCATCAATTAGCTAAATCATTGTTATTCGACATTATAAAATAA
- a CDS encoding FKBP-type peptidyl-prolyl cis-trans isomerase: protein MSIKDDMVVQFNYTLRDEKGDVLESNEGREPIAYLHGHDNMMPGIEAAINGKEIGEKFTITPPAADTYGERQEDSEQRVSVKHLVGAKVWKPGMAAVVNTEQGQRQVTILKVGKFMATVDVNHPLSGRELTFDIEIVGARDASDEEIAHGHAHGAGGHHH, encoded by the coding sequence ATGAGCATTAAAGACGATATGGTAGTGCAGTTTAATTACACGCTACGTGATGAAAAAGGCGATGTGCTTGAATCAAATGAAGGTCGTGAGCCGATTGCATATTTGCACGGACACGACAATATGATGCCTGGTATCGAAGCTGCTATTAATGGTAAAGAAATTGGCGAGAAGTTTACTATTACTCCGCCAGCCGCTGACACTTATGGTGAACGCCAAGAAGATTCAGAGCAACGTGTATCAGTTAAACATCTTGTCGGCGCTAAAGTATGGAAGCCGGGTATGGCAGCAGTGGTGAACACTGAACAAGGCCAACGTCAAGTGACCATCTTAAAAGTGGGTAAGTTTATGGCAACGGTTGATGTCAATCATCCTCTATCTGGCCGTGAATTAACATTCGACATCGAAATTGTCGGTGCTCGAGATGCGTCAGATGAAGAGATTGCTCATGGCCATGCCCATGGCGCTGGTGGTCATCACCACTAA
- a CDS encoding alpha/beta hydrolase, producing the protein MLMASLEKMVIEPQTSATACVIWLHGLGDSGAGFVPVVPVLGLAAAHSIRFIFPHAPEQAVTINGGFVMRSWYDIKSMDLHDRADIQGVMASEQAIRQLVVDQINSGIPANKIVLAGFSQGGVMSLFTGLRFEQQLAGIMALSCYLPGGDKLPEQLAEANRTTPILQNHGEQDDVVPMFAGKMANDALIAQNYQSIWKTYPMAHSVLPNQLVDIGQWLQQVLK; encoded by the coding sequence ATGTTGATGGCTTCTTTAGAAAAAATGGTAATCGAACCGCAAACATCTGCTACGGCATGCGTTATTTGGCTCCATGGTTTGGGTGATTCAGGTGCAGGCTTTGTGCCAGTAGTTCCTGTACTGGGTTTAGCTGCTGCTCATAGTATTCGTTTTATTTTCCCCCATGCACCAGAGCAAGCCGTAACCATCAATGGCGGTTTTGTGATGCGTTCATGGTACGACATTAAAAGTATGGATTTACATGATCGCGCCGATATACAAGGCGTTATGGCGTCTGAGCAAGCTATCCGTCAGTTAGTTGTCGATCAAATTAATAGTGGTATACCTGCGAATAAAATCGTCTTAGCCGGTTTTAGTCAAGGTGGGGTAATGAGTTTGTTTACGGGGCTGCGTTTTGAACAGCAGCTTGCAGGTATTATGGCTCTTTCTTGTTACTTACCCGGTGGTGATAAATTACCAGAACAACTCGCTGAAGCCAATCGTACTACACCAATATTACAAAACCATGGTGAGCAAGACGATGTTGTCCCCATGTTTGCAGGTAAAATGGCAAATGATGCATTGATTGCGCAAAATTATCAGAGTATTTGGAAAACCTATCCGATGGCTCATAGCGTATTACCTAATCAACTTGTTGATATTGGTCAATGGTTACAGCAAGTATTGAAATAA
- a CDS encoding IS4 family transposase, which translates to MSIFNAEQWSYNHFKNGSFGDSRRTDRVIEVAADMARCSGKSIALSCRGNEAKVEGAYRLIRNDNISPEVIRASGFQHTAELAQPYAEILAIDDTTALSYKHQVAQELGKLGTTTDKSRGWWVHSTLLLDSFTTQTIGLIHQEYWLRPNNPEDADEKESGKWSEASYFCRQRLGDIMSRVISVCDREADILSYIQDKQKHNERFVVRAKHSRALVETGPKLFEHLESQAELGEYTIDIAQKGTKNSKGKPVNRVARKAKLTIKVAQVTFKAKGETQPVNVVYAQEKTSKNVTEPLRWMLLTTEPIDTLIQALHIIDIYTARWRIEDFHKAWKTGAGAERQRMTEPKNLERAVSILAFIGVRLLQLREAITLPYYLRKKGLLEEAKAVEAQRCDTVLEEDEWKVLMRFNKPRGHKDKGAPSLKWAYQSIAKLGGFTDTKRTGIASWTAVWEGWSTLQSHVVGYRVAKEMIADGESL; encoded by the coding sequence ATGTCTATTTTCAACGCAGAGCAATGGTCATACAATCACTTTAAAAACGGTTCATTTGGTGACTCACGTCGCACTGACCGTGTCATCGAAGTTGCTGCCGACATGGCGCGTTGTAGCGGTAAGTCAATCGCTTTATCATGTCGAGGTAATGAAGCTAAAGTTGAAGGGGCTTATCGATTGATCCGTAATGACAACATTTCTCCAGAAGTGATTAGAGCTTCTGGTTTTCAACATACTGCAGAGCTTGCCCAGCCCTATGCTGAGATATTAGCCATTGATGACACCACTGCGTTGAGTTACAAACACCAAGTAGCACAAGAGCTTGGCAAACTTGGGACGACGACAGATAAATCACGTGGTTGGTGGGTTCATTCAACCCTGCTATTAGACAGCTTCACGACTCAGACTATCGGGCTTATTCATCAAGAATACTGGCTTCGTCCTAATAACCCTGAAGATGCTGACGAAAAAGAAAGTGGTAAGTGGTCAGAAGCGTCCTATTTCTGCCGTCAACGCTTGGGAGACATCATGTCACGGGTCATTTCAGTGTGTGACAGAGAAGCAGATATATTGAGTTATATTCAAGATAAGCAGAAGCATAATGAACGTTTCGTTGTTCGAGCGAAACATTCAAGAGCACTGGTTGAGACAGGACCTAAGTTATTTGAACACCTTGAGTCACAAGCAGAACTGGGTGAATACACTATCGATATCGCCCAGAAAGGGACAAAAAATAGTAAAGGGAAGCCTGTAAACCGCGTAGCCAGAAAAGCCAAGCTAACCATTAAAGTGGCACAGGTTACCTTCAAAGCAAAAGGTGAAACTCAGCCTGTCAATGTGGTGTACGCTCAAGAAAAAACATCAAAAAACGTGACCGAGCCGTTGCGCTGGATGTTATTAACAACAGAGCCAATCGATACGTTAATTCAAGCACTTCATATTATTGATATTTACACCGCAAGATGGCGAATTGAAGATTTTCATAAAGCATGGAAAACGGGTGCAGGAGCTGAGCGCCAAAGAATGACAGAGCCTAAGAATTTAGAAAGAGCGGTTTCAATCTTAGCGTTTATCGGCGTCCGTTTACTGCAACTCAGAGAAGCCATCACCCTCCCTTATTATTTACGTAAAAAAGGGCTGCTTGAGGAGGCCAAAGCAGTGGAGGCTCAACGCTGTGACACGGTGCTCGAAGAAGATGAATGGAAGGTGCTAATGCGGTTTAATAAGCCTAGAGGGCATAAAGATAAAGGAGCGCCGAGTCTGAAGTGGGCGTATCAATCAATCGCAAAGCTGGGTGGTTTCACCGATACCAAACGAACAGGGATCGCAAGCTGGACGGCGGTTTGGGAAGGTTGGAGTACATTACAGTCTCATGTTGTAGGCTACCGAGTCGCGAAAGAAATGATTGCTGATGGCGAGAGCTTATGA
- a CDS encoding ChrR family anti-sigma-E factor, which produces MINYHPDQHLLSLHAKGELPLSMSIAISAHAELCQHCQQQLDQMTIAFSEQQFESTATHQSVDTNDNHQLDELLNQLLNSTLDTLVAEQPNKVNSIEDNSVSIKGQFYPLPRVFRKQINASWQGIGKVSRLRLDTGESQARASLLHIAPNGEIPEHTHKGAELTLLLAGEFSDCYNTYKPGDFMLLDKDHQHSPKTLEGCLCYTIVDAPLYFTKGISKLLNPIGDLLY; this is translated from the coding sequence ATGATTAATTATCACCCAGACCAGCATCTGCTGTCTCTCCATGCTAAAGGTGAATTACCGTTATCGATGTCGATAGCTATTTCCGCCCACGCTGAATTGTGCCAACACTGCCAACAACAACTTGATCAGATGACGATTGCGTTTTCTGAGCAACAATTTGAGTCTACAGCGACACATCAATCTGTGGACACTAATGACAATCATCAATTAGATGAATTACTCAACCAGTTGTTAAATTCAACATTAGACACCTTAGTGGCCGAGCAGCCGAATAAAGTCAATAGTATTGAAGATAATAGTGTCAGTATTAAAGGTCAGTTTTACCCACTACCGAGAGTATTTCGCAAACAAATTAATGCATCATGGCAAGGTATCGGCAAAGTGAGTCGTTTAAGACTCGATACAGGCGAATCACAGGCTAGAGCAAGTTTATTGCACATTGCCCCAAATGGTGAAATACCCGAACATACTCACAAAGGAGCTGAGTTAACCTTGCTTCTTGCTGGTGAATTTAGCGACTGTTACAACACCTATAAGCCTGGTGATTTTATGTTGCTTGATAAAGATCATCAACATTCACCTAAAACACTTGAAGGCTGTTTGTGTTATACCATTGTTGATGCACCTTTATATTTCACTAAAGGTATCAGCAAGTTATTAAACCCAATTGGCGATTTGCTTTATTAA
- a CDS encoding chemotaxis protein CheV: MRKVLDTVDQRTKLVGENRLELLLFRINSTQLFAINVFKVKEVVKLPLLNTLPGSNHNIYGVANIRGISIPVINLREAIGFSPMPVTDDSNLIITEYNRSVQGFLVGKVENIINMTWSDIMPPPKTSGAHNYLTAITKIEDQGQSRLVSIIDVEKVLAEIIDYDVKLSDGVLDEALVSYMPGRKVLIVDDSSTARKQVRDTLSQLGLEIIEASDGLQALRLLQSWADEGRHVADELLMMITDAEMPEMDGYKLTSEVRNDPRMAALFITLNTSLSGSFNQAMVKKVGCNEFISKFQPDLLVSVVQDRLRTIIG, from the coding sequence ATGAGAAAAGTGCTCGATACAGTTGATCAAAGAACTAAGTTAGTGGGTGAAAATCGACTAGAACTATTGTTATTTCGCATTAACTCAACCCAGTTATTTGCCATCAATGTATTCAAAGTCAAAGAGGTGGTTAAGTTACCGCTGTTAAATACCTTACCGGGCAGTAATCATAATATTTATGGCGTTGCTAATATTAGAGGTATATCAATCCCGGTGATAAATTTACGCGAAGCAATTGGTTTTTCACCTATGCCAGTAACTGACGACAGCAACTTGATTATTACCGAGTATAATCGCAGTGTGCAGGGCTTTTTAGTGGGTAAAGTCGAGAATATAATTAACATGACTTGGAGTGATATTATGCCTCCGCCTAAAACCTCAGGTGCACATAATTACTTAACCGCGATAACCAAAATTGAAGACCAAGGACAATCTCGACTCGTGTCTATTATTGATGTAGAGAAAGTTTTAGCGGAGATTATTGACTACGATGTTAAGTTATCAGATGGTGTGCTTGATGAAGCTCTTGTGTCTTACATGCCTGGTCGCAAAGTGCTCATTGTTGATGATTCATCTACTGCACGAAAGCAAGTTAGAGACACATTAAGTCAACTTGGTTTGGAGATTATTGAAGCGTCAGATGGTCTACAAGCATTACGATTATTACAATCTTGGGCTGATGAAGGTCGACATGTCGCAGATGAATTATTAATGATGATTACCGATGCCGAAATGCCGGAAATGGATGGTTATAAATTAACATCCGAAGTCCGTAATGATCCTCGAATGGCGGCATTATTTATTACACTTAATACTTCACTCAGTGGCAGCTTTAACCAAGCTATGGTGAAAAAAGTCGGTTGTAATGAGTTTATTTCTAAATTTCAACCCGACTTATTAGTCAGCGTGGTCCAAGATCGTTTACGCACGATAATTGGATAG